In one window of bacterium DNA:
- a CDS encoding YdeI/OmpD-associated family protein, producing MDEQLLFHTRAEFRNWLQRNYSRDESVWLIFEKGKKSTTLTPQEALEEALCFGWIDGQFKKYSESDGTKYIKLFSPRRKNSNWSERNRGLAEELIQSGLMTEHGLTKIEEAQREGMWSPKKVKYTSENHIKMLEAALEEYPETYEKFKNYPPSGRKTLSGYFADAKKEETRMRRLAQIIEAIKSNKKSVM from the coding sequence ATGGACGAACAGTTACTATTTCATACGAGAGCTGAATTCAGGAATTGGCTGCAACGAAATTATTCCCGGGATGAAAGTGTATGGCTGATCTTCGAAAAGGGTAAGAAATCTACAACCTTAACCCCGCAGGAGGCGCTTGAAGAGGCGTTGTGTTTTGGCTGGATTGATGGACAATTCAAGAAATACAGTGAAAGTGATGGTACAAAATATATAAAATTATTTTCACCACGCAGAAAAAATAGCAATTGGTCTGAAAGAAACAGAGGATTGGCTGAGGAATTAATTCAATCAGGATTAATGACGGAACATGGCTTAACAAAGATTGAAGAGGCACAACGGGAAGGAATGTGGTCCCCCAAAAAAGTGAAGTACACCTCAGAAAATCATATTAAAATGCTGGAAGCGGCATTGGAAGAGTATCCTGAAACTTATGAAAAGTTTAAGAATTATCCGCCATCGGGCAGGAAGACATTATCCGGCTACTTTGCCGACGCTAAAAAAGAAGAGACCAGAATGAGAAGATT